The following coding sequences lie in one Photobacterium sp. CCB-ST2H9 genomic window:
- a CDS encoding sigma-54 dependent transcriptional regulator produces the protein MNTNPYPAFGVLLVDDEPAFLRSLSIVLERRGGINHLFQCQDSREAMAIIKQENIGLVLLDLTMPHVSGETLLAQIKAEYPEVAVIIISGLNQAETAVNCIRLGAHDYFVKTTEENRLVEGVKRVILMQEMQAENHALRRRFLTDTLERPEVFSRIITRDKAMRSVFQYLESVAPSSQPVMICGESGVGKELIARALHTLSQRNGPLISVNVAGLDDHVFADTLFGHHRGAFTGADAARAGLIEQAAGGTLFLDEIGDLSQASQVKLLRLIQEGEYYPLGSDRPKRLKARIVVATHQDLVQKQLSGEFRKDLYYRLKTHQVDIPPLRKRRQDIPLLLSHFLQEAADELGKTKPTIPKELPVLLANYAFPGNVRELRALAYDAMSQHRSRMLSMDVFRRVLDKHAVSADLPSQPAVSLFDPDFPLPSLQEIGDLLTQEAMRRAEGNQSLAAKLLGISQPALSKRLKKAQSEPE, from the coding sequence ATGAATACCAATCCATATCCGGCTTTCGGTGTCCTGCTGGTCGATGATGAACCGGCTTTTCTGCGCAGCCTGAGCATTGTGCTGGAGCGGCGGGGTGGCATTAATCATCTCTTTCAGTGCCAGGACAGCCGGGAGGCCATGGCAATCATCAAGCAGGAAAATATCGGCTTAGTGTTGCTGGATCTGACCATGCCACATGTGTCCGGTGAAACTTTGCTGGCCCAGATCAAAGCGGAATATCCGGAAGTCGCGGTCATTATTATCAGTGGCCTGAATCAGGCGGAAACCGCGGTGAACTGCATCCGGCTCGGCGCCCATGACTATTTCGTGAAAACCACGGAAGAGAACCGGCTGGTGGAAGGAGTCAAACGGGTCATTCTGATGCAGGAAATGCAGGCTGAAAATCATGCCCTGCGGCGGCGGTTTCTGACGGATACTCTGGAGCGGCCGGAGGTTTTTTCCCGGATTATCACCCGGGATAAAGCGATGCGGTCAGTCTTTCAGTATCTGGAATCGGTGGCGCCCAGCAGCCAGCCGGTGATGATCTGCGGTGAAAGCGGCGTCGGCAAAGAGCTGATTGCACGCGCACTGCATACCCTGAGTCAGCGAAACGGCCCGTTGATCAGTGTGAATGTGGCCGGGCTGGATGATCATGTGTTTGCCGACACCCTGTTCGGGCATCACCGGGGCGCGTTTACCGGGGCAGACGCTGCCCGGGCCGGGCTGATTGAGCAGGCGGCCGGAGGCACGCTGTTTCTGGATGAGATTGGCGATCTGAGTCAGGCATCTCAGGTTAAATTGCTGAGGCTGATTCAGGAAGGCGAATATTACCCGCTTGGGAGTGACCGGCCCAAACGGCTGAAGGCCAGAATTGTGGTCGCGACGCATCAGGATCTGGTGCAAAAGCAGTTGAGCGGCGAGTTCCGTAAAGACTTGTACTATCGCCTGAAAACCCATCAGGTCGATATTCCTCCGCTGCGCAAACGGCGTCAGGATATTCCGTTGCTGCTGTCGCATTTTCTGCAGGAAGCGGCGGATGAACTGGGGAAAACCAAACCGACGATTCCCAAAGAACTGCCGGTTCTGCTGGCGAATTATGCGTTTCCCGGCAATGTCCGGGAATTACGTGCGCTGGCCTATGATGCGATGAGCCAGCATCGTTCCCGGATGCTGTCGATGGATGTCTTCCGCCGGGTGCTGGACAAGCATGCGGTGTCTGCAGATTTGCCCTCGCAGCCTGCTGTGTCGTTATTTGATCCGGACTTCCCTTTGCCTTCTCTGCAGGAGATTGGCGACTTACTGACTCAGGAGGCGATGCGGCGGGCGGAAGGCAACCAGTCTCTGGCTGCGAAGCTTTTGGGGATTTCACAGCCCGCACTGAGTAAACGGCTGAAGAAAGCACAGTCGGAGCCGGAATAA
- a CDS encoding dicarboxylate/amino acid:cation symporter, with the protein MEQASMKSSLKGVWGRLALWKKILIGMILGVVAGSILGPDAEILKPIGTLFINAIKMLIVPLVFCSLVVGVTSMQDTRKMGRIGAKAIVIYLSTTAVAISIGLGLASLLAPGAGLEMTAAATAAEAKEAPTLVQTLLSLIPNNPISALAAGNILQIIVFALGLGVALNLCGEKSKPAVQVFESLAEAMYKLTELVMKLAPYGIFGLMAWVAGKYGLEILLPLFKVIGVAYLGSLLHVLLFYPAVIKVVGRLNPVPYIKGILTPAAVAFTTTSSSGTLPASIKCAREELGVSKGVSSFVLPLGATINMDGTALYQGVAAIFVAQAFGVDLEFADYLTIVMTATLASIGTAGVPGAGLIMLSLVLTTVGLPMEGLAIIAGIDRILDMARTTVNVCGDLMVAVLVGRSEGELDSNIYHSTDKPNLMASEEAA; encoded by the coding sequence ATGGAGCAAGCAAGCATGAAGTCGTCGCTAAAAGGCGTCTGGGGCAGACTCGCCTTATGGAAAAAGATACTGATCGGGATGATTCTGGGGGTGGTCGCCGGCAGTATTCTGGGCCCGGATGCTGAAATTCTGAAGCCAATCGGCACCTTATTTATTAATGCAATCAAAATGCTGATTGTCCCGCTGGTTTTCTGTTCGCTGGTCGTGGGTGTGACCTCAATGCAGGATACCCGCAAGATGGGCCGCATCGGTGCGAAAGCGATTGTGATTTACCTTTCCACCACTGCCGTTGCGATTAGTATCGGTCTGGGACTGGCAAGCCTGCTGGCACCGGGAGCCGGGTTGGAAATGACGGCGGCTGCGACAGCTGCGGAAGCCAAAGAAGCACCGACCCTGGTGCAGACTCTGCTCAGTTTAATTCCGAACAACCCTATCAGTGCACTGGCCGCGGGTAACATTCTGCAAATTATCGTTTTCGCTCTGGGTCTGGGTGTTGCACTGAATCTGTGTGGTGAAAAGAGTAAACCAGCCGTGCAGGTCTTCGAAAGCCTGGCCGAGGCGATGTACAAGCTGACTGAACTGGTGATGAAACTGGCTCCTTACGGCATCTTTGGTCTGATGGCCTGGGTTGCGGGTAAGTACGGTCTGGAGATTCTGCTGCCGCTGTTCAAAGTGATTGGCGTGGCTTATCTGGGCAGTCTGCTGCACGTTCTGCTGTTCTATCCTGCCGTGATCAAAGTGGTTGGTCGTCTGAATCCGGTGCCGTATATCAAAGGGATTCTGACCCCGGCAGCGGTGGCATTTACCACCACCAGCAGTTCAGGCACGCTGCCGGCGAGCATTAAATGTGCCCGCGAAGAGCTGGGTGTGTCGAAAGGCGTTTCCAGCTTTGTGCTGCCGCTGGGGGCGACCATCAATATGGATGGTACGGCGCTGTATCAGGGCGTTGCGGCGATTTTCGTTGCACAGGCCTTTGGTGTGGATCTGGAATTTGCGGATTACCTGACCATTGTGATGACGGCAACGCTGGCTTCGATCGGCACAGCTGGTGTTCCGGGTGCCGGCCTGATTATGCTGTCTCTGGTTCTGACCACAGTTGGTCTGCCAATGGAAGGTCTGGCTATCATTGCCGGGATTGACCGGATTCTGGATATGGCCCGTACTACAGTGAACGTTTGTGGTGACCTGATGGTGGCCGTCCTGGTCGGCCGCAGTGAAGGTGAGCTGGACAGCAACATCTATCACAGCACCGATAAACCGAATCTGATGGCGAGCGAAGAAGCCGCATAA
- the aspA gene encoding aspartate ammonia-lyase, with product MLDNAQKVRIEEDLLGKREVPASAYYGIHTLRAYENFNISTMRISDIPEFVRGMVFTKKAAAKANMELGAIPADVGHYIIEACDLILETGKCMDQFISDVYQGGAGTSVNMNANEVIANVALELKGHDKGEYHIINPNDHVNKSQSTNCAYPTGFRVAVYNSIIKLMGSIEQLQAAFDAKSEEFKDVLKMGRTQLQDAVPMTVGQEFHAFSILLKEEIKNLHYAATLLLEVNLGATAIGTGLNAPAGYQALAVKYLADVTGLNCVPSEDLIEATSDCGAYVTVHAALKRLAVKMSKVCNDLRLLSSGPRAGLNEINLPEMQAGSSIMPAKVNPVIPEVVNQVCFKVIGNDTTVTMAAESGQLQLNVMEPVIGQALFESISLLSNACINLAEKCVSGITVNRQVCEDFVFNSIGIVTYLNPYIGHHEGDIVGKICAETGRSVKEVAMERGLLSEEELNDIFSAQNLMRPSYKAKMYN from the coding sequence ATGCTAGACAATGCCCAAAAGGTACGTATTGAAGAAGACCTGCTCGGCAAACGTGAAGTTCCTGCTTCTGCTTACTATGGCATCCATACCCTGCGTGCCTACGAGAACTTTAACATTTCAACGATGCGCATTTCAGATATCCCTGAATTTGTTCGTGGCATGGTGTTCACCAAAAAAGCAGCGGCAAAAGCCAACATGGAACTTGGCGCGATTCCAGCGGATGTCGGTCACTACATTATTGAAGCCTGTGATCTGATTCTGGAAACCGGAAAGTGCATGGATCAGTTTATTTCTGATGTGTATCAGGGCGGTGCCGGTACTTCGGTCAACATGAATGCGAACGAAGTGATTGCCAACGTTGCACTGGAACTGAAAGGCCATGACAAAGGTGAATATCACATCATCAACCCGAATGATCATGTGAACAAGAGTCAGTCGACCAACTGTGCTTATCCAACCGGCTTCCGGGTTGCGGTTTACAACAGCATCATCAAGCTGATGGGCTCAATTGAACAGCTGCAGGCTGCATTTGATGCCAAGAGTGAAGAATTTAAAGACGTTCTGAAAATGGGCCGTACCCAGCTTCAGGACGCGGTTCCGATGACAGTCGGTCAGGAATTCCATGCGTTCAGTATTCTGCTGAAAGAAGAAATTAAGAACCTGCACTACGCGGCGACCCTGCTGCTGGAAGTGAATCTGGGTGCGACGGCTATCGGTACCGGTCTGAATGCTCCGGCAGGTTACCAGGCTCTGGCCGTGAAATATCTTGCGGATGTGACGGGCCTGAACTGCGTGCCGTCTGAAGACCTGATTGAAGCAACTTCTGACTGTGGTGCTTACGTGACGGTTCACGCGGCCCTGAAACGTCTGGCCGTGAAAATGTCGAAAGTCTGTAACGACCTGCGTCTGCTGTCTTCGGGTCCGCGCGCCGGTCTGAACGAAATTAATCTGCCGGAAATGCAGGCGGGTTCTTCAATCATGCCTGCCAAGGTGAATCCGGTCATTCCGGAAGTTGTGAATCAGGTCTGCTTCAAAGTGATCGGTAACGATACAACCGTCACGATGGCCGCTGAATCCGGTCAGCTGCAGCTGAACGTGATGGAACCTGTGATTGGCCAGGCGCTGTTTGAATCTATCAGCCTGCTGAGCAATGCCTGTATTAACCTGGCGGAGAAATGTGTTTCCGGAATTACGGTGAACCGTCAGGTCTGCGAAGACTTCGTCTTTAACTCAATCGGTATCGTAACTTACCTGAACCCTTATATTGGTCACCATGAAGGGGATATCGTCGGTAAGATTTGTGCCGAGACGGGTCGCAGCGTGAAGGAAGTTGCAATGGAGCGGGGTCTGCTGAGCGAAGAGGAACTGAACGATATCTTCTCCGCACAAAACCTGATGCGCCCGTCTTATAAAGCAAAAATGTATAACTAA
- a CDS encoding LysR substrate-binding domain-containing protein yields the protein MKNIETKWLQDFLTLAELRNFSHAAAIRNVTQPAFSRRIKSLEAELGLNLIDRGKTPIELTLHGKQFKTTAQSILQQLDDEVNRLSGSSFLGRHTVRISSSHSMAISVLPKLHTCLFNPVLNTQLSVVANEVDEAVKLLIDGKCDFLFSFYEDRLQVAPYRSIHLGRSYLYCVSAVDEHGKALFDPAENDAVPCLDYTPESYMGRALQRSNRVLTQNTVCTSSMTDFIKALVMQGKGISWLPDYAIKDELAAGRLQILSAREPVPLDLYVYRYHSRLHATCEAIWSAMSKMSPIDGLLGRD from the coding sequence ATGAAAAATATCGAAACCAAATGGTTGCAAGATTTCCTGACCCTTGCGGAACTCAGGAATTTTTCACATGCAGCTGCCATACGAAACGTCACTCAGCCTGCTTTTAGCCGCCGGATCAAATCACTGGAAGCTGAGCTGGGTCTGAATCTGATTGATCGCGGTAAAACACCGATTGAACTCACCCTGCATGGCAAACAGTTCAAAACGACGGCTCAGTCGATCCTTCAGCAACTGGATGATGAAGTGAACCGGCTGTCCGGCAGCTCATTTCTGGGCCGCCATACCGTGCGGATCAGCTCATCCCATTCGATGGCCATCAGTGTGTTACCGAAATTACATACCTGCCTGTTTAATCCGGTGCTGAATACCCAGCTTTCTGTGGTGGCCAATGAAGTCGATGAAGCGGTGAAACTGCTGATTGACGGAAAATGTGACTTCCTGTTTTCGTTTTATGAAGACCGGCTCCAAGTGGCGCCTTACCGGTCGATTCACCTCGGCCGCAGTTATCTGTACTGCGTTTCTGCCGTCGATGAACATGGCAAAGCCCTGTTTGATCCGGCTGAAAATGATGCCGTTCCCTGTCTGGATTACACCCCAGAAAGCTACATGGGACGCGCCTTACAACGCTCCAACCGGGTCCTGACGCAGAATACGGTGTGTACGTCTTCCATGACCGACTTTATCAAAGCGTTAGTGATGCAGGGGAAAGGGATCAGCTGGCTGCCGGACTATGCGATCAAAGACGAGCTGGCTGCAGGGCGTCTGCAAATTCTGTCGGCACGGGAACCGGTGCCGCTCGATTTATATGTCTACCGTTACCACTCCCGCTTGCATGCAACCTGTGAAGCCATCTGGAGTGCAATGAGTAAAATGAGCCCGATTGACGGACTGCTGGGCAGAGATTAA
- a CDS encoding GFA family protein, producing the protein MEIKPVHKASCHCGAVVLELKMPNGLEDPRRCSCSMCRKRGAIAASVLLENLTIVKGEENLSLYQFNTMTAKHYFCKTCGIYTHHQRRSNPHQFAINVACLEGVNPYELEPVKIYDGIHHPSDQEYGN; encoded by the coding sequence GTGGAAATTAAGCCAGTTCACAAAGCGAGTTGTCATTGTGGTGCTGTCGTACTTGAACTGAAGATGCCGAATGGTCTGGAAGATCCGCGTCGTTGTTCCTGCTCAATGTGCCGGAAAAGAGGCGCGATTGCCGCTTCGGTACTGCTGGAAAATCTGACAATTGTCAAAGGGGAAGAGAACCTCTCGCTCTATCAGTTCAATACGATGACGGCGAAACATTACTTTTGTAAAACCTGCGGAATTTATACCCATCATCAGCGTCGCTCCAATCCCCACCAGTTCGCGATCAATGTGGCTTGCCTGGAAGGCGTGAATCCATATGAACTGGAGCCTGTCAAAATTTACGACGGGATTCACCACCCATCGGACCAAGAGTATGGGAACTGA
- a CDS encoding HD domain-containing protein, translated as MKQDLAHDMNHVSRVVRTAKSLCRKEQAIAEVVVPAAYLHDCFSYGKEHPKRRESSSIAAGKAVHFLEEIGYPVQYLNAIHHAIVAHSFSANVLAQTLEAQIVQDADRLDALGAIGIARCVQVSSSLGRALYEAADPFCGAREPDDGTYTIDHFYRKLFRLSAQMNTPSGREEATRRTQYMRDFLQQLQGEIDSEFVVPSGEHK; from the coding sequence ATGAAGCAGGATCTTGCCCATGACATGAATCATGTCAGCAGAGTTGTGCGTACCGCAAAAAGCCTGTGCCGGAAAGAACAGGCAATCGCAGAAGTTGTTGTGCCTGCTGCTTATCTGCATGACTGTTTTTCCTACGGGAAAGAACACCCGAAACGCCGAGAAAGTTCCAGCATTGCAGCGGGGAAAGCGGTTCATTTTCTGGAAGAAATCGGCTATCCGGTTCAGTACCTTAACGCCATTCACCACGCCATTGTTGCACACAGTTTCAGCGCCAATGTTCTGGCGCAAACACTGGAAGCTCAGATTGTGCAGGATGCCGATCGTTTGGATGCGCTCGGTGCAATTGGGATTGCACGCTGTGTTCAGGTCAGTTCCAGCTTAGGTCGTGCACTGTATGAGGCGGCAGACCCGTTTTGCGGTGCGCGGGAACCTGATGATGGCACTTATACCATCGACCATTTCTACCGCAAGCTTTTCAGGTTGTCTGCGCAGATGAATACGCCTTCAGGCCGGGAAGAAGCCACACGGCGAACACAATATATGCGGGATTTTTTGCAGCAGCTACAGGGCGAAATTGATAGCGAATTCGTTGTGCCGTCTGGCGAACACAAGTGA
- a CDS encoding GNAT family N-acetyltransferase, with product MELRFREARSEDLEHLIGMLADDILGSQREDTSVPLNPAYLSAFQAIESDANNSLVLAENEGQVMGMLQLTYIPSLTLTGSWRCLVEGVRIHSAYRGLGCGEKLFEYAIESAKRKGCAMIQLTSDKLRPDAIRFYEKLGFTASHQGMKMKL from the coding sequence ATGGAATTAAGGTTTAGAGAAGCCAGATCTGAAGATTTAGAACATCTGATCGGGATGCTGGCGGATGACATACTGGGCAGCCAGCGCGAAGACACCTCTGTACCACTGAACCCGGCGTATCTCTCTGCGTTTCAGGCGATTGAGTCGGATGCGAATAACAGTCTGGTTCTTGCCGAAAATGAAGGGCAGGTGATGGGTATGTTACAGCTGACCTATATTCCTTCGCTGACCTTGACGGGCAGCTGGCGTTGTCTGGTTGAGGGCGTGCGCATCCACTCGGCTTATCGCGGATTGGGATGTGGCGAAAAACTGTTTGAATACGCGATTGAAAGCGCGAAGCGCAAAGGATGCGCCATGATACAGCTCACCAGCGATAAATTACGGCCGGATGCAATCCGGTTTTATGAAAAACTGGGGTTTACGGCCAGTCATCAGGGAATGAAGATGAAACTGTAA
- a CDS encoding nuclear transport factor 2 family protein, giving the protein MNNILLNEVRSAEEKLKQAMLTSDTDVLTDLLAEDLIFTNHLGQRLTRDDDLSVHASGQLNIQSIEVSDEMFYQVGTFTIVNVRTDITGTYDGEAANGRFRFTRIWLKKNGKLQVKAAHSSLIV; this is encoded by the coding sequence ATGAATAACATATTGCTCAATGAAGTCAGAAGCGCAGAAGAAAAATTAAAGCAAGCCATGCTTACCTCAGACACCGATGTCTTGACTGACTTACTCGCGGAAGATCTGATTTTTACCAACCATTTGGGACAGCGTTTAACCCGGGATGATGATCTGTCCGTGCATGCATCGGGCCAGCTGAATATTCAGTCAATTGAAGTGTCTGACGAGATGTTTTATCAGGTCGGTACTTTTACGATTGTGAATGTCAGAACCGATATTACCGGCACCTATGATGGTGAAGCGGCGAATGGACGCTTCAGGTTCACCCGGATCTGGCTGAAGAAAAACGGCAAGTTACAGGTCAAAGCAGCCCATTCCAGTTTGATTGTTTAA
- a CDS encoding S9 family peptidase, whose amino-acid sequence MRQFLSFTLLGMLTLSSAFSGPAAGETLQRADGSPITYYLKQTEGDKLLVLVQGSDCNSVYHNDRINRQFSQVIDDADILTVEKYGIDQRLVWRTDAERDDCPELYLKHDSPQQRVSDYRQVIKQLTQSKLYRQVIVLGGSEGALVAHLLGIDNEQVDAVVSLNGGGRYFIDDVLYNMRSQMPPEAYQEAEAGFRQFAQSVVQNEAMDITVSGHGFPWWKQMLTIDQQSVLAKVTVPLLLIQAGQDTNVDPASFTAMVKALKDTRPNLQPRNYASLDHRFQDQQGHSHTGQVVQDIRLWLATLRQ is encoded by the coding sequence ATGCGTCAGTTCTTGAGTTTCACCTTGTTGGGCATGCTCACTTTGTCTTCTGCCTTTTCCGGCCCGGCTGCCGGTGAAACGTTGCAGAGAGCTGACGGTTCGCCCATTACTTATTATCTGAAACAGACTGAGGGGGACAAGCTGCTGGTGCTTGTTCAGGGCTCAGACTGCAACAGCGTGTATCACAACGACAGGATCAATCGTCAGTTCAGTCAGGTCATTGATGATGCAGATATTCTTACGGTAGAAAAGTACGGCATTGATCAGCGGCTGGTCTGGCGCACGGACGCTGAGCGGGATGATTGTCCCGAACTTTATCTGAAACATGATTCCCCGCAGCAGCGCGTAAGTGATTATCGTCAGGTGATCAAGCAGTTGACCCAAAGCAAGCTGTACCGGCAAGTGATTGTACTTGGCGGCAGTGAAGGCGCGCTGGTAGCCCACCTGCTGGGGATTGACAATGAGCAGGTTGATGCGGTGGTGTCACTCAATGGCGGGGGGCGTTATTTCATTGATGATGTTCTCTATAACATGCGCTCTCAGATGCCGCCGGAAGCTTATCAGGAAGCGGAAGCCGGATTTCGGCAGTTTGCCCAGTCTGTGGTGCAGAATGAAGCTATGGATATCACCGTGAGCGGCCATGGTTTTCCGTGGTGGAAACAGATGCTGACCATCGATCAGCAATCTGTTCTGGCGAAAGTGACTGTGCCTTTGCTGCTGATTCAGGCCGGGCAGGATACCAATGTTGATCCTGCCTCTTTTACGGCCATGGTAAAGGCCTTGAAAGATACCCGGCCAAACCTTCAGCCGCGGAATTATGCCAGTCTGGATCACCGGTTTCAGGATCAGCAAGGGCACAGTCATACCGGGCAGGTGGTTCAGGACATCAGACTCTGGCTGGCGACCTTGCGTCAATAA
- a CDS encoding GNAT family N-acetyltransferase translates to MEIVKYSAEHKDDCVLAFKSNLDQFFAASELDEFMAFLDTQALNSPYFVLMKEGQVIGCGGVSVYQGISYLCWGLVHRAHHHCGLGALLTEYRLDWIRSENLSDSVKIETSQHTQGFYARYGFVVTNVVHNGFGEGVDQVTMVLDLSSVHA, encoded by the coding sequence ATGGAAATCGTGAAGTATTCAGCCGAGCATAAAGATGATTGTGTTCTGGCATTCAAGAGTAACCTGGACCAGTTTTTTGCCGCATCGGAACTGGATGAATTTATGGCGTTTCTGGATACCCAGGCACTGAATTCACCTTATTTTGTGTTGATGAAGGAAGGGCAGGTGATTGGCTGCGGCGGTGTCAGTGTTTATCAGGGCATCAGCTATTTATGCTGGGGGCTGGTGCACCGTGCACACCATCATTGCGGTCTGGGCGCCTTACTGACCGAATACCGGTTAGACTGGATCCGGTCTGAAAATTTATCCGACAGCGTCAAAATTGAAACTTCACAGCATACACAGGGTTTTTATGCCCGATACGGATTCGTAGTGACAAACGTGGTTCACAATGGTTTCGGAGAAGGCGTGGATCAGGTCACGATGGTGCTGGATTTATCTTCGGTTCACGCTTGA
- a CDS encoding DUF2867 domain-containing protein yields the protein MTLPAQSGMHTLLKDAYFFDSHSTTIPYRNQSALDVYFVLVKETPSWVNRLMALRNYIVGFLGLKNLGHMADIDAAKPNAEYRAGDKVGIFSIYSVSDQEIILEDRDKHLDVRVSFFVEPAGETATVHASTVVQVKNWLGKLYMFFVAPVHQVIVPTSLKKLQRAENQL from the coding sequence ATGACGCTTCCTGCACAATCCGGCATGCATACACTGCTAAAAGACGCTTATTTCTTTGACAGTCATTCGACCACAATCCCTTATCGTAACCAGTCTGCGCTTGATGTTTATTTTGTGCTCGTCAAAGAGACACCTTCCTGGGTGAATCGATTAATGGCGTTACGCAATTATATTGTTGGCTTTCTGGGATTGAAAAATCTGGGTCACATGGCAGATATCGATGCCGCTAAACCGAATGCAGAGTACCGGGCCGGAGACAAAGTAGGCATTTTTTCAATTTATTCGGTTTCCGACCAGGAGATTATTTTAGAAGACCGGGATAAGCACCTGGATGTCAGAGTCTCTTTTTTTGTTGAGCCTGCTGGTGAAACAGCAACTGTTCATGCCAGTACTGTCGTTCAGGTGAAAAACTGGCTTGGTAAACTGTACATGTTTTTTGTTGCGCCAGTCCATCAAGTGATTGTGCCGACGTCCCTTAAAAAACTGCAACGCGCAGAAAATCAGCTGTAA
- a CDS encoding GNAT family N-acetyltransferase — MNVHLLETSEFEKSPDLPAVLDVLLQLRPQYDRTSLLGQIQTQLAQGYQIVYVKSGVQVLGVAGFVVTEKLAWGKAIYVDDLVTDQHHRSQGVGDCLIQWLKDYGQMQGCGQLHLDSGVQRFAAHRFYLRQGFNIASHHFSITDLEGE, encoded by the coding sequence ATGAACGTACATTTATTAGAAACGTCTGAATTCGAGAAGTCCCCTGATTTACCGGCCGTCTTGGATGTGTTGCTGCAACTCCGGCCTCAATACGACCGGACATCGCTGCTGGGTCAAATTCAAACACAGCTGGCACAGGGCTATCAGATCGTTTACGTGAAATCCGGCGTTCAGGTACTGGGTGTGGCGGGCTTTGTTGTCACTGAAAAACTGGCCTGGGGCAAGGCGATTTATGTGGATGATTTGGTCACGGATCAGCATCACCGCAGTCAGGGGGTAGGCGACTGCCTTATTCAATGGCTGAAAGATTATGGTCAGATGCAGGGATGCGGACAATTGCATCTCGACTCTGGCGTTCAGCGATTTGCCGCGCACCGGTTTTATCTGCGTCAAGGCTTCAACATTGCCAGCCATCATTTTTCGATCACCGATCTTGAGGGTGAATGA
- a CDS encoding peroxiredoxin, whose translation MIQQGQKLPNATLSELTKDGMVNHDVTELFAGKKVILFAVPGAFTPTCSESHLPGYVVHADQLKAKGVDLIACVSVNDAFVMQAWGEAQNASEIMMLADGDGSFTKALGLEMDTEKFGGIRSQRYAMLLDDGVVTRLNIEAPKEFEVSKAEKLLELL comes from the coding sequence ATGATCCAGCAAGGCCAGAAACTCCCGAATGCTACACTCAGTGAACTGACCAAAGACGGCATGGTCAATCATGACGTCACCGAGCTGTTCGCCGGCAAAAAAGTCATTTTATTTGCCGTACCGGGCGCATTTACACCGACTTGTTCTGAGTCTCACCTGCCAGGTTATGTGGTCCATGCCGACCAGTTGAAAGCCAAAGGCGTTGATCTGATTGCCTGTGTTTCTGTGAACGATGCTTTTGTGATGCAAGCCTGGGGCGAAGCACAAAATGCATCTGAAATCATGATGCTGGCCGACGGTGACGGCAGTTTCACCAAAGCGCTGGGCCTGGAAATGGACACCGAGAAATTTGGTGGCATTCGTTCACAACGTTACGCCATGCTGCTCGACGATGGTGTGGTGACCCGACTGAATATTGAAGCGCCGAAAGAATTTGAAGTCAGCAAGGCAGAAAAACTGCTCGAGCTCCTGTAA
- the rimJ gene encoding ribosomal protein S5-alanine N-acetyltransferase, producing MLATPRTRLEILPADDAGLLLAYYRENQAHLAPWEPIRDENYLTLPNWQTQLSNAQAAFDAGSEYRFVALNPARTEVVGVCNFTGVARGPFQACYLGYSIAKKYEGQGFMQEILEAAMRYMINDVELNRIMANYMPANERSAHVLEKLGFEKEGYARRYLKIAGQWEDHVLTARVRAYQ from the coding sequence ATGTTAGCCACCCCAAGAACCCGATTAGAAATCTTACCGGCTGATGACGCAGGATTGTTGCTGGCTTATTACCGGGAGAATCAGGCCCATTTAGCGCCATGGGAACCGATTCGGGACGAAAATTACCTGACCTTACCGAACTGGCAGACGCAGTTATCGAATGCGCAAGCGGCCTTTGACGCGGGCAGCGAATACCGTTTTGTTGCGCTAAATCCAGCGCGAACCGAAGTCGTGGGTGTTTGCAATTTTACCGGGGTGGCAAGAGGGCCGTTTCAGGCGTGCTATCTGGGTTATTCGATTGCGAAAAAGTATGAAGGGCAGGGATTCATGCAGGAAATTCTGGAAGCTGCCATGCGATATATGATCAATGACGTGGAGCTGAACCGGATTATGGCTAATTACATGCCTGCCAATGAACGCAGTGCACATGTTTTAGAAAAACTGGGATTTGAAAAAGAAGGTTACGCCAGACGATATCTGAAAATTGCCGGGCAATGGGAAGATCATGTCTTGACAGCCAGAGTCAGAGCATATCAGTAA